A window from Primulina eburnea isolate SZY01 chromosome 2, ASM2296580v1, whole genome shotgun sequence encodes these proteins:
- the LOC140824102 gene encoding uncharacterized protein produces the protein MIKAEEEEPKRHNSTDVEEKNDGGVESNTKDAKEQNTHTTPTRKTCKKEALAQMPSYAKFLKDILTKKRKLVDFETVKLSEECSAILQNKLPRKLKDPDSFSIPYTIGNSNFNKALCDLGAGINLMPYSCFEKFEIGEVKPTTISLQLPDRSIKYPRGFIEDVLVKVDKFIFLVDFVVLDMEEDRDIPLILVRPFLATGRALIDVQKSELVLRLNDEKVTFNVFRSMKYPGPSDCYRIDAIDDIVECSVHDTLIEDPLEKILVSPKSTESNREEVEECMNYLEGSKPLPRSVNSKIEELGHIPKSLNPSIKEPPFLELKPLPPHLKYLFLKEEDKLSVIVSSSLTDDEEDKLLRVLKDHICAIG, from the exons ATGATCAAGGCCGAGGAAGAGGAACCAAAGAGGCATAATTCTACAGATGTGGAAGAAAAGAATGATGGAGGAGTGGAATCAAACACAAAAGATGCTAAAGAACAGAACACTCACACCACCCCTACACGGAAGACATGTAAGAAAG AGGCTTTGGCTCAAATGCCTTCTTATgctaaattcttgaaagatattttgACTAAAAAGAGGAaacttgttgattttgaaactgTTAAGCTTTCTGAGGAATGTTCAGCTATTCTGCAAAATAAATTACCTCGTAAGCTTAAGGATCCAGATAGTTTCTCCATTCCTTACACTATAGGTAATTCTAATTTTAACAAGGCattgtgtgatcttggtgctgGCATAAATCTTATGCCTTATTCCTGCTTTGAGAAATTCGAGATTGGAGAAGTTAAACCAACCACTATTTCCCTTCAACTTCCTGATAGGTCTATTAAATATCCTAGAGGGTTTATAGAGGATGTTTTGGTTAAAgttgataaatttatatttctagTTGATTTTGTTGTGctagacatggaggaggatcgTGATATCCCCCTTATTTTAGTTCGTCCTTTCTTAGCTACTGGAAGAGCTCTCATAGATGTGCAAAAAAGTGAGTTAGTTTTGAGGTTAAATGATGAGAAGGTAACTTTTAATGTTTTTCGTAGTATGAAATATCCCGGACCTTCTGATTGTTATAGAATTGATGCTATTGATGATATTGTTGAGTGTAGTGTGCATGATACTTTGATTGAAGACCCACTGGAAAAGATTTTGGTTAGCCCAAAATCCACGGAATCCAACAGAGAAGAGGTGGAGGAATGTATGAACTACTTGGAGGGATCAAAACCTTTGCCAAGATCGGTGAATTCGAAGATTGAGGAGCTTGGACATATTCCAAAATCACTTAATCCTTCCATAAAAGAACCCCCATTCCTCGAACTCAAACCACTTCCtcctcatttaaaatatttatttttgaaggaaGAAGATAAACTGTCAGTAATTGTTTCTTCTTCCTTGACAGATGATGAGGAAGATAAGCTCTTGAGAGTGCTGAAGGATCACATATGTGCCATTGGATGA
- the LOC140822950 gene encoding F-box/LRR-repeat protein 14 — translation MDDLPEHAAWEILGRIKRTVDKNSVSLTCKRLYELDSQQRNSIRVGCGLDPANDALISLCNRFQNLEKVEISYSGWMSRLGKQLDDQGLQILSNSCPLMTDLTLSYCTFITDAGLSHLASCSHLSALKLIFTPRISGFGILSAVMGCKNLTLLHLIRCLNVISVEWLEYLGNLETLEDLCIKNCRAIGEGDLIKLGPTWQKLKRLQFEVDANYRYMKVYDRLAIDQWQKQWIPCDSMQELKLVNGIISPGRGLACVVGKCKNLEKIHLDMCVGVRDSDIIGLAHKSSNLRFISLRFPSDFSLPLLMNNPIRLTDSCLEALALNCKQLESVRLSFSDGEFPSFSSFTLHGILTLVEKCPIRELSLDHVYSFNDVGMEALCSARYLQTLELTRCQEITDEGLQLVGQYPQLCTLKLSKCLGITDDGLKPLVGSLKLKILAVDDCPQISERGVQGAAASVTFKQDLSWMY, via the coding sequence ATGGATGATTTGCCAGAGCACGCGGCATGGGAAATTTTAGGCAGGATTAAGAGAACCGTGGATAAAAACTCTGTATCTCTAACTTGTAAGCGCCTCTATGAATTGGATAGTCAGCAAAGAAACTCTATTCGAGTTGGTTGTGGCTTGGATCCAGCAAATGATGCTTTGATATCTCTGTGCAATAGATTTCAGAACTTGGAAAAAGTGGAAATATCTTACTCGGGTTGGATGTCCAGATTAGGAAAACAGTTGGATGACCAGGGGCTTCAGATTCTTTCAAACAGCTGTCCCCTGATGACAGATCTCACCTTAAGTTACTGCACTTTTATAACTGATGCTGGGTTAAGCCACCTGGCTTCTTGCTCCCATCTTTCAGCCTTGAAGTTGATTTTTACTCCAAGAATAAGTGGTTTTGGGATATTATCTGCTGTAATGGGATGTAAAAATCTAACCCTTTTGCACCTTATTCGTTGTCTTAATGTTATAAGTGTGGAATGGCTTGAATATCTTGGCAATCTTGAAACCCTTGAAGATCTCTGCATCAAAAACTGTAGGGCGATTGGGGAAGGTGATCTAATAAAGCTGGGGCCTACTTGGCAAAAATTGAAGAGATTGCAATTTGAGGTAGATGCGAATTATCGTTACATGAAGGTATACGATAGGTTAGCCATAGATCAGTGGCAGAAGCAGTGGATTCCATGTGACAGCATGCAAGAACTTAAGCTGGTGAATGGCATCATAAGCCCTGGTCGAGGTCTTGCTTGTGTAGTAGGGAAATGCAAGAACTTGGAAAAAATTCACTTAGATATGTGTGTTGGTGTGAGAGATTCGGATATAataggtttagcccataaatcaAGTAACCTTCGATTCATTTCTCTCCGTTTCCCATCAGATTTTTCGCTCCCGCTTTTGATGAACAATCCGATAAGACTGACAGATAGTTGTTTAGAGGCACTGGCTCTAAATTGCAAACAACTTGAATCTGTCAGATTATCATTCTCTGATGGAGAGTTCCCTTCCTTTTCGTCATTTACTTTACACGGCATCCTTACATTAGTAGAGAAGTGCCCAATACGGGAACTTTCTCTCGACCACGTATATTCTTTCAACGATGTTGGCATGGAAGCTCTCTGCTCTGCACGATATCTTCAAACTTTAGAGCTGACTCGATGCCAAGAAATTACTGACGAAGGGCTGCAACTTGTGGGACAATATCCTCAGTTGTGTACTTTAAAACTTAGCAAATGCTTGGGAATAACTGATGATGGATTGAAACCGCTTGTGGGATCACTCAAACTAAAAATTTTAGCCGTTGATGATTGTCCACAGATATCTGAAAGAGGCGTACAAGGAGCCGCTGCTTCAGTGACTTTCAAACAAGATCTATCATGGATGTATtga